From one Mobula hypostoma chromosome 28, sMobHyp1.1, whole genome shotgun sequence genomic stretch:
- the LOC134339030 gene encoding DNA repair protein RAD52 homolog, whose product MAEGDVQPGQCNPTLCFGQHQYAAEEHQAIQTALQRCLGPEYISQRPAGGGQKVCCFEGHRVVNLANELFGYNGWSHSITQQNVDFVDLINGKFNVGVSAFVKVQLKDGCFHEEFGYGVIEGLKSKAMSLEKARKEAVTDGLKRSLKSFGYALGNCILDKEYLRMVNKLPRQFMSE is encoded by the exons ATGGCCGAAGGTGATGTTCAGCCGGGTCAGTGCAATCCAACTTTATGTTTTGGGCAGCATCAGTATGCAGCTGAGGAACATCAGGCAATCCAGACTGCATTGCAAAGGTGCCTGGGCCCAGAATACATTAGTCAACGTCCAGCAGGTGGAGGGCAAAAGGTCTGCTGCTTTGAGGGTCACAGAGTTGTCAACCTAGCTAATGAACTTTTTGGATATAATGGGTGGTCCCATTCCATCACACAACAAAATGTTGATTTTGTGGATCTCATTAATGGAAAATTTAATGTGGGTGTCAGTGCATTTGTAAAGGTCCAACTCAAGGACGGATGTTTCCATGAAGAATTTGGTTATGGAGTGATTGAGGGACTGAAATCCAAGGCAATGTCCCTGGAGAAGGCCAGGAAGGAAGCAGTTACTGATGGATTAAAGCGATCTCTGAAATCCTTTGGTTATGCCTTGGGTAATTGTATTCTGGATAAAGAGTATCTGCGAATGGTTAATAAACTACCTCGGCA GTTTATGAGTGAATAA